One part of the Gossypium raimondii isolate GPD5lz chromosome 1, ASM2569854v1, whole genome shotgun sequence genome encodes these proteins:
- the LOC105786720 gene encoding uncharacterized protein LOC105786720, with amino-acid sequence MNKLKVAVAGVMRGPSRGWLVGFRMITSMSDIFNIEVKAILEGLKLAWDRGFRQVEVESDNSFLINVLRNDLAAVSSIDEIRLILDWYSKDWQVKFRYIQRDYNKVVDQLAKMDRGRVNCLVIHEDPPHSVNCERFAGGGYSSINNG; translated from the coding sequence atgaacaaattaaagGTAGCAGTAGCTGGGGTGATGAGAGGACCAAGTAGAGGCTGGCTAGTGGGGTTCAGAATGATAACAAGTATGTCAGATATCTTTAATATCGAAGTTAAGGCTATTCTAGAAGGTCTGAAATTAGCTTGGGATAGAGGATTCAGGCAAGTAGAAGTTGAAAGTGATaactcatttttaattaatgtattgCGGAATGATCTAGCAGCGGTAAGTAGTATTGACGAAATTAGATTGATACTTGATTGGTACTCTAAGGATTGGCAAGTTAAGTTTCGATACATTCAGAGGGATTACAATAAAGTTGTTGACCAATTAGCTAAAATGGACAGAGGCAGAGTTAATTGCTTGGTTATTCATGAAGATCCACCTCATTCAGTGAATTGTGAAAGGTTTGCTGGAGGAGGATATTCGTCAATCAATAATGGATAA